The following proteins are encoded in a genomic region of Paenibacillus sp. FSL H3-0469:
- the treC gene encoding alpha,alpha-phosphotrehalase, whose translation MNQESKARPAEWWRRSTVYQVYPKSFKDTTGNGTGDIRGLTEKLDYLQELGIDIVWLQPVYVSPGHDNGYDVADYERINPEFGTMEDFDELVAELHRRGMKLMTDIVVNHTSTEHEWFKQAISSRDNPYRDYYIWKDPAPGGGVPNNWQSKFGGPAWQFDEASGQYYLTLFDKTQADLNWENEEVRSAVNQMMLFWARKGVDGFRMDVINLISKDQRFPDDDGSVPPGDGRKYYTDGPRVHEYIRAMYDEVFGPHELITVGEMSSTTLEQCIRYSNPERREFSMTFNFHHLKVDYPNGRKWELMPYDFEALKRLFSEWQTGMQKGGGWNALFFNNHDQPRALSRFTDDTAYREESAKLLATTLHGLQGTPYVYQGEEIGMPNPKWRGIEEFRDIESLNMYRILCEQGASPGEALAILQERSRDNSRTPMQWDDSSNAGFTTGTPWIKVDERYPDINVRQALEQPDSIFHHYRKLIALRKSHAIFVDGLYRRLDEGHPEVFAYARTGDHEALVVVSNFSSKEMMFRLPDDHWADLSAKGKGKLLLGNTGEHPALTQELQLRPYASYLWLVSRH comes from the coding sequence TTGAATCAAGAGAGTAAGGCCCGGCCAGCGGAATGGTGGCGGCGGTCCACAGTGTATCAGGTATATCCGAAGAGCTTCAAGGATACGACAGGGAACGGAACCGGTGATATCAGAGGCCTGACGGAGAAGCTGGATTATTTGCAGGAGCTGGGGATTGATATTGTCTGGCTCCAGCCGGTCTATGTCTCGCCCGGACATGATAACGGTTACGATGTGGCGGATTATGAGCGGATTAACCCGGAATTCGGCACGATGGAGGACTTCGACGAGCTGGTAGCGGAGCTGCACCGGCGCGGTATGAAGCTGATGACAGATATCGTAGTCAACCATACCTCGACAGAGCATGAGTGGTTCAAGCAGGCGATCTCCAGCCGGGACAATCCGTACCGCGATTATTATATCTGGAAGGACCCGGCGCCAGGCGGGGGAGTACCGAACAATTGGCAGTCGAAGTTCGGAGGTCCCGCCTGGCAGTTCGATGAGGCGTCAGGCCAATATTATCTTACTCTGTTCGACAAGACACAGGCGGATCTGAACTGGGAGAACGAAGAGGTCCGCAGCGCGGTGAACCAGATGATGCTGTTCTGGGCCCGCAAGGGTGTGGATGGATTTCGGATGGACGTCATTAACCTGATCTCCAAGGACCAGCGCTTCCCGGATGATGACGGGAGTGTGCCGCCGGGCGACGGGCGGAAGTACTACACAGACGGTCCACGGGTCCACGAATACATCCGGGCGATGTACGATGAGGTGTTTGGCCCGCATGAGCTGATCACGGTCGGTGAGATGTCCTCTACCACACTTGAGCAGTGCATCCGTTATTCCAATCCTGAGCGGCGGGAGTTCTCAATGACCTTCAACTTCCATCATCTGAAGGTGGATTATCCGAACGGCCGGAAGTGGGAGCTGATGCCTTACGATTTCGAAGCGCTCAAGCGGCTGTTCAGCGAGTGGCAGACCGGGATGCAGAAGGGCGGGGGCTGGAACGCTTTATTTTTCAACAATCACGATCAGCCTCGCGCCCTCTCCCGGTTCACAGACGACACGGCGTACCGCGAGGAGAGTGCCAAGCTGCTGGCGACTACACTGCACGGATTACAGGGTACACCCTATGTCTATCAGGGAGAAGAGATCGGGATGCCGAATCCCAAGTGGCGGGGGATTGAAGAATTCCGTGATATTGAGTCGCTCAATATGTACCGGATTCTGTGTGAGCAGGGTGCAAGCCCCGGGGAGGCGCTCGCGATTCTGCAGGAACGTTCAAGGGACAACTCCCGCACGCCGATGCAGTGGGATGACAGTTCGAATGCAGGCTTCACCACCGGAACGCCTTGGATAAAAGTGGATGAGCGGTACCCGGACATCAATGTACGTCAGGCGCTGGAGCAGCCGGATTCCATCTTCCATCACTACCGCAAGCTGATCGCTCTGCGCAAATCGCACGCTATTTTCGTAGACGGGCTATACCGCAGACTGGACGAAGGACATCCCGAGGTGTTCGCTTATGCACGGACCGGAGATCATGAGGCGCTTGTCGTGGTCTCGAACTTCAGCAGCAAAGAGATGATGTTCCGGCTTCCGGATGATCACTGGGCGGACTTAAGCGCTAAGGGGAAGGGGAAGCTCCTGCTTGGCAATACCGGAGAGCATCCTGCACTTACGCAAGAGCTTCAGCTTCGCCCGTATGCTTCATATCTGTGGCTAGTCAGCCGGCACTAG
- a CDS encoding Gfo/Idh/MocA family oxidoreductase, translating to MRKVKIGIVGCGNISGIYFENLTGTFVNTEVYACSDLNLERAQQAAEQYGVPNVWTTAELLASEEIEIVVNLTTPNYHYEVCKQALLSGKHVYVEKPLSLSLEHGTELVELAKQKGLFIGCAPDTFLGAGLQTCAKLIADGYIGEPVAATAFMLCHGHESWHPDPEFYYQAGGGPMFDMGPYYLTALVSLLGPAATVCGMTKTSFPTRTITSEKKFGKVVEVEVPTHVAGTIQFASGAVATMITSFDVWHSTLPRIEIYGSLGTLIVPDPNTFGGPILLRPAHSAEFKEIPVVHSYEGNSRGIGVADMARCIGTGETPRANGELANHVLEIMHAFHTSSDSKRYAELTTTCDQPKPLAPGLIKGYLE from the coding sequence ATGCCTGTTCGGATCTTAATCTGGAGCGGGCGCAGCAGGCCGCAGAGCAGTACGGGGTTCCGAATGTGTGGACGACAGCGGAGCTGCTGGCTTCGGAGGAGATTGAGATTGTCGTGAATTTGACCACGCCGAATTACCACTACGAGGTGTGTAAGCAGGCGCTGCTGTCAGGCAAGCATGTCTATGTGGAGAAGCCTCTGTCCTTATCGCTTGAGCACGGGACTGAGCTGGTGGAATTGGCTAAGCAAAAAGGACTGTTCATCGGCTGCGCGCCGGACACCTTCCTTGGAGCGGGACTACAGACCTGCGCCAAGCTGATCGCGGACGGATATATCGGAGAGCCGGTGGCGGCAACGGCATTCATGCTCTGCCACGGACATGAGAGCTGGCATCCGGACCCAGAGTTCTATTACCAGGCCGGCGGCGGCCCGATGTTCGATATGGGACCGTATTATCTGACGGCTCTGGTATCTTTGCTGGGTCCGGCGGCTACGGTATGCGGTATGACCAAGACCTCGTTCCCCACGCGGACGATCACCAGCGAGAAGAAGTTCGGCAAGGTGGTGGAGGTTGAAGTCCCTACGCATGTGGCCGGAACAATACAGTTCGCCAGCGGTGCTGTTGCCACGATGATTACCAGCTTCGATGTCTGGCACAGCACACTGCCGCGCATTGAGATTTACGGCTCGCTGGGCACTCTGATTGTGCCGGACCCGAACACCTTCGGCGGCCCGATCCTCCTGCGTCCGGCGCATAGCGCGGAATTCAAGGAGATTCCGGTGGTGCACAGCTATGAAGGCAACAGCCGGGGCATCGGCGTGGCCGATATGGCCCGCTGCATCGGGACCGGAGAGACCCCGCGCGCTAACGGCGAGCTGGCGAATCATGTGCTGGAGATCATGCACGCCTTCCATACCAGCTCCGATTCGAAGCGCTATGCCGAGCTGACCACCACCTGCGACCAGCCGAAGCCGCTGGCTCCGGGACTGATTAAGGGATATTTGGAGTAG